One part of the Triplophysa rosa linkage group LG5, Trosa_1v2, whole genome shotgun sequence genome encodes these proteins:
- the rxrga gene encoding retinoic acid receptor RXR-gamma-A → MDNNDTYLHLSSSLQVTHGHLSSPPSQPPLSSMVTHHHPSIINGIGSPYSVITSSSLGSPASMPTTSGMGYGALHSPQMNSLNSVSSSEDIKPPPGLAGLESYSCGSPGSLSKHICAICGDRSSGKHYGVYSCEGCKGFFKRTIRKDLTYTCRENKDCQIDKRQRNRCQYCRYQKCLAMGMKREAVQEERQRGREKSDNEVESSSSFNEEMPVEKILDAELAVEPKTEAYLTESSTGNSTNDPVTNICQAADKQLFTLVEWAKRIPHFSELPLDDQVILLRAGWNELLIASFSHRSVTVKDGILLATGLHVHRSSAHSAGVGSIFDRVLTELVSKMKDMQMDKTELGCLRAIVLFNPDAKGLSNPSEVEGLREKVYASLEAYTKHKYPDQPGRFAKLLLRLPALRSIGLKCLEHLFFFKLIGDTPIDTFLMEMLEAPHQIT, encoded by the exons GTTCTTCTTTGCAGGTAACCCACGGCCACCTGAGCTCTCCTCCGTCCCAGCCTCCTCTCAGCTCTATGGTGACCCACCACCACCCGTCCATCATCAATGGCATAGGATCACCCTACTCAGTCATCACCTCTTCCTCGCTGGGCTCACCGGCCTCAATGCCCACCACCTCAGGCATGGGCTATGGTGCACTCCACAGTCCACAG ATGAACTCTCTAAACAGTGTTAGCAGTTCAGAAGATATTAAACCTCCTCCAGGATTGGCCGGACTGGAGAGTTACTCATGCGGCAGTCCAGGGTCTCTCTCTAAACACATCTGTGCTATCTGTGGAGACCGTTCCTCAG GGAAACATTACGGTGTTTACAGCTGTGAGGGCTGCAAGGGGTTTTTCAAGAGAACAATCCGGAAAGACCTCACGTACACGTGTCGAGAGAATAAAGATTGTCAGATTGACAAGCGTCAGCGTAACCGTTGCCAGTATTGCcgctatcagaaatgtctggcCATGGGAATGAAGAGAGAAG cgGTGCAGGAGGAGAGGCAGCGCGGTCGAGAAAAGAGTGACAATGAGGTGGAGTCCAGCAGCAGCTTTAATGAAGAGATGCCAGTGGAGAAGATCCTGGACGCTGAGCTCGCTGTAGAACCCAAGACTGAAGCTTACCTGACTGAGTCCAGCACTGGCAACTCG ACAAATGACCCGGTGACCAACATCTGCCAGGCCGCTGACAAGCAGCTCTTTACTCTTGTTGAATGGGCTAAGAGAATCCCACATTTCTCTGAACTACCTCTGGATGATCAGGTTATTCTGCTGCGGGCAG gtTGGAATGAGCTGCTTATAGCTTCGTTCTCACACCGATCTGTAACCGTTAAAGATGGAATCCTGTTGGCCACTGGCCTGCATGTCCATCGCAGCAGTGCACACAGTGCAGGAGTGGGCTCCATATTTGACAG GGTATTAACAGAGCTGGTGTCTAAGATGAAGGACATGCAGATGGATAAAACAGAGTTGGGCTGTCTCAGGGCTATTGTCCTCTTCAACCCAG ATGCGAAAGGATTGTCAAACCCATCAGAGGTGGAGGGATTAAGGGAAAAGGTGTACGCCTCGCTGGAGGCCTACACCAAACACAAATACCCCGATCAGCCGGGCAG GTTTGCCAAGCTGCTCCTGCGTCTGCCTGCTCTGCGTTCCATAGGGCTGAAGTGCCTGGAGCACCTGTTCTTCTTCAAGCTCATCGGAGACACGCCCATAGACACTTTCCTAATGGAGATGCTGGAAGCGCCGCACCAGATCACATGA